Proteins from one Bacteroides zhangwenhongii genomic window:
- a CDS encoding GH92 family glycosyl hydrolase, with the protein MAIALTSLFLYSCTPTEKQEVKDYTQYVNTFIGAADNGHTFPGACCPFGMIQTSPVTGAVGWRYCSEYVYEDSLAWGFTQTHLNGTGCMDLGDILVMPVTGTRTRAWDAYRSRFSKDKEAATPGYYTVELSDPQVKAELTASIHAALHRYTYHKADSASILIDLQHGPAWREEQYHSQVNSCEVNWEDAQTLTGYVNNTVWVDQDYFFIMKFNRPVVDSLYLPMGKTEKGKRIIATFDMQPGDELMMKVALSTTGIEGARKNLEAEIPAWDFEGVKTAAHDEWNNYLSRIDIDGTDDEKTNFYTCFYHALIQPNQISDVDGMYRNAADSIVKAGTGAFYSTFSLWDTYRAAHPFYTLVIPERVDGFVNSLIEQGEVQGFLPIWGLWGKENFCMIGNHGVSVIAEAYRKGFRGFDAERAFNIIKKTQTVSHPLKSNWEVYTRYGYFPTDLIKAESVSSTLESVYDDYAAADMARRMGKEEDAAYFAKRADYYKNLFDPQTKFMRPRKADGTWKAPFNPSALGHSESIGGDYTEGNAWQYTWHVQHDVPGLISLFGGEVPFLNKLDSLFTVKLEGESLSDVTGLIGQYAHGNEPSHHVTYLYALAGRPERTQELVCEIFDTQYKNKPDGLCGNDDCGQMSAWYMLSAMGFYPVDPVSAEYVFGAPQLPKMTLHLADGKTFTIIAENLSEEHKYVDSITLNGEPYTKKTISHEDIVKGGTLVYKMK; encoded by the coding sequence ATGGCTATAGCTTTAACAAGCTTGTTTTTGTATTCTTGTACACCAACAGAAAAACAGGAAGTCAAGGATTATACTCAGTACGTTAATACTTTTATTGGTGCCGCTGATAATGGGCATACCTTTCCCGGAGCCTGTTGCCCTTTCGGAATGATACAGACTAGCCCCGTGACGGGAGCAGTCGGTTGGCGGTACTGTTCGGAATATGTTTATGAAGATTCTCTGGCATGGGGATTTACACAGACACATCTGAATGGAACCGGATGTATGGACTTGGGAGACATTCTCGTCATGCCGGTAACGGGTACACGTACTCGTGCATGGGATGCTTATCGTAGCCGCTTCTCTAAAGATAAGGAAGCTGCTACTCCGGGTTATTATACAGTTGAACTTTCCGATCCTCAAGTGAAAGCGGAGCTGACCGCTTCTATCCATGCAGCCCTTCACCGTTATACTTATCATAAAGCCGATTCCGCTTCTATTCTGATAGACTTGCAGCATGGTCCTGCATGGAGAGAAGAACAATATCACTCACAGGTCAACAGTTGTGAAGTAAACTGGGAAGATGCGCAGACACTGACCGGGTACGTCAATAACACAGTATGGGTGGATCAGGATTATTTCTTTATCATGAAATTCAATCGTCCGGTAGTCGATTCGCTTTACCTGCCGATGGGAAAGACAGAAAAAGGAAAACGCATCATTGCGACTTTCGATATGCAACCGGGAGATGAGCTGATGATGAAAGTAGCCCTTTCCACTACCGGTATAGAAGGTGCCAGAAAGAACTTGGAGGCGGAAATTCCCGCTTGGGATTTTGAGGGAGTGAAAACTGCCGCTCATGATGAATGGAATAATTATTTGAGTCGTATTGACATAGACGGTACGGATGATGAAAAGACAAATTTCTACACCTGTTTCTATCATGCATTGATTCAGCCTAACCAGATTTCGGATGTAGACGGTATGTATCGCAACGCTGCCGATTCAATAGTAAAAGCGGGAACGGGTGCTTTCTATTCTACCTTCTCTTTGTGGGATACCTATCGTGCTGCCCATCCGTTCTATACATTAGTGATCCCCGAACGTGTGGATGGTTTTGTCAATTCGTTGATCGAACAAGGTGAAGTGCAGGGTTTCTTGCCTATTTGGGGATTATGGGGTAAAGAGAATTTCTGTATGATTGGTAATCATGGTGTATCAGTCATTGCCGAAGCCTATCGTAAAGGATTCCGTGGCTTTGATGCTGAACGTGCTTTCAATATAATAAAGAAGACGCAGACGGTGTCTCATCCGTTGAAATCCAATTGGGAAGTTTATACAAGATATGGCTATTTCCCGACAGACCTGATAAAAGCTGAATCTGTATCTTCTACTTTAGAGTCGGTATATGATGATTATGCAGCTGCCGATATGGCACGTCGTATGGGTAAAGAGGAAGATGCGGCATATTTTGCAAAGCGTGCTGATTATTATAAAAATTTGTTCGATCCGCAGACGAAGTTCATGCGTCCCCGTAAGGCTGACGGAACTTGGAAGGCTCCATTTAATCCAAGTGCGTTAGGACATTCTGAAAGTATCGGTGGAGATTATACAGAAGGAAATGCATGGCAATATACTTGGCATGTACAACATGATGTACCGGGACTGATCAGTTTGTTTGGTGGTGAAGTGCCTTTCCTGAATAAGTTAGATTCATTGTTTACCGTTAAGTTGGAAGGCGAAAGTCTGTCAGATGTAACCGGACTGATCGGTCAGTATGCTCATGGTAATGAGCCTAGTCATCATGTAACTTATTTATATGCACTGGCAGGTCGTCCGGAACGTACACAAGAACTGGTTTGTGAAATATTCGATACTCAATACAAGAACAAACCTGATGGACTTTGTGGAAACGATGATTGCGGACAGATGTCTGCCTGGTATATGCTTAGTGCGATGGGATTCTATCCGGTAGATCCGGTGAGTGCAGAATATGTATTCGGTGCTCCACAATTACCCAAAATGACCTTGCATTTGGCCGATGGCAAGACATTCACAATCATTGCAGAGAATTTATCGGAAGAACATAAATATGTAGATAGTATTACATTGAACGGTGAACCTTATACGAAGAAAACAATCTCACACGAAGATATTGTAAAAGGTGGTACACTGGTGTATAAAATGAAATGA
- a CDS encoding hybrid sensor histidine kinase/response regulator transcription factor — protein sequence MNRFVKMKRLLLFILLFINATVSKGQIYKYIGLEDGLNNQKIYHIQKDRRGYMWFLTQEGVDRYDGKHIKHYTFSDDSMKLDSRIALSWLYMDREDVLWVIGQKGRIFKYDSKHDKFDLTYVHPELIRNKSQAFLNYGYLDRNDHIWLCYKDALTWYDIRTGKTLHLSMPVHEEITVIEQTDSNQFFIGTGSGLFRVRVEGDELKLVADEVVKGIAAPVHELYYHAVSQQLFVGTYKEGILIYDMVGTGKIIPCQSPNNVEVNQIVALNAHELLIATGGKGVYKLDVNTAMSEPYITADYSSYNGMNGNNINDIYVDEEERIWLANYPTGITIRNNRYQSYDLIKHSLGNNRSLVNDQVHDVMEDSDGDLWFATSNGISLYQTKTKEWRSFVSSFDPAMEDENHIFLALCEVSPGVIWAGGFTSNIYKIEKKGFKISCFSPASIAGIRPDQYIFDIKKDSNGDIWSGGYYHLKRINLESKSVRLYSGISSITTILEKDVRRMWIGTRMGLYQLDKQSGIYQYIDLPIESLYICALCQREDGILYIGTRGAGLLVYDSNKGKFVHQYRTDNCALISDNIYTILPRQDGKLLMGTENGITIYSPEEHSFRNWTREQGLMSVNFNAGSATAYSNSTLVFGGNDGAVRFSTDIQIPEPRYSRLLLRDFMIAYHPVYPGDDGSPLKQDIDETDRLELAYGQNTFSLDVASINYDYPSNILYSWKIDGYHKEWSRPSYDNRILVRNLPPGSYTLQIRAISNEEKYKTYETRSIQIVITPPVWASVWAMVGYAILLVLVMIIIFRIIMLHKQKKISDEKTRFFVNTAHDIRTPLTLIKAPLEEVVENHLVAEKALPHMNMALRNVDTLLQLTTNLINFERIDVYSSTLYVSEYELNSYMNNVCATFRKYAEMKHIRFVYESNFDYLNVWFDSDKMGSILKNILSNALKYTPENGSVCIYASEEGTTWSIEVKDTGIGIPSCEQKNLFKNYFRGSNVVNLKVTGSGIGLMLVYKLVRLHKGKIQIQSAEQQGTCVRIMFPKGNKHFRKAKFISPKEMDECPETIVSGEVSNLPTTKSSQMNKSSQRVLVVEDNDELRNYLVGMLTASYNVQSCSNGKDALVIIREFNPDLVISDIMMPEMSGDKLCSIIKTDIEMSHIPVILLTALGDEKDILGGLEIGADAYITKPFSVGILKVTIKNILANRALLRHVYNSIEDEEEDLPANCSNTLDWKFIASVKECIEKNMGDSDFNVEMLSSQHHMSRTSFYNKLKILTGYAPADYIRMIRLQYAAQLLKQGEHTVTEVADIVGFSDVKYFREVFKKYYDVSPSKYAEVGKEVSSSTTDDME from the coding sequence ATGAATCGTTTTGTAAAAATGAAAAGGCTTTTGTTGTTTATACTCCTTTTCATTAATGCTACTGTAAGCAAAGGGCAGATTTATAAGTACATAGGACTGGAAGATGGTTTGAATAATCAGAAAATATACCATATCCAGAAAGACCGAAGAGGATATATGTGGTTTTTGACCCAAGAAGGGGTCGACCGTTACGATGGCAAACATATCAAGCATTACACCTTTTCAGACGATAGCATGAAGTTGGATTCGCGGATTGCCTTGAGTTGGCTCTATATGGATAGAGAGGATGTCTTATGGGTGATTGGTCAAAAAGGAAGGATTTTCAAGTATGATTCGAAACATGATAAGTTCGACTTGACATATGTACATCCGGAGCTGATTAGAAATAAGTCGCAGGCGTTTCTTAATTACGGTTATTTGGATAGGAATGACCATATTTGGCTATGTTATAAAGACGCCCTTACTTGGTATGATATCCGTACAGGAAAAACACTACATTTGTCAATGCCGGTTCATGAGGAAATAACTGTTATTGAACAGACGGATAGTAACCAGTTTTTTATCGGTACGGGAAGCGGTTTGTTTCGTGTTAGAGTGGAAGGGGACGAACTGAAGTTGGTTGCTGATGAAGTAGTGAAAGGTATTGCTGCACCTGTACATGAGCTTTATTATCATGCCGTTTCACAACAGCTGTTTGTGGGAACCTACAAAGAGGGAATACTTATATATGACATGGTTGGAACAGGAAAAATCATTCCTTGTCAATCCCCCAATAATGTAGAGGTTAACCAAATTGTAGCTTTGAACGCTCATGAACTTCTGATAGCCACAGGTGGAAAAGGGGTATACAAACTGGATGTGAATACAGCCATGAGTGAACCCTATATAACAGCTGATTATAGTAGCTATAATGGGATGAATGGAAACAATATCAATGACATTTATGTGGATGAAGAAGAGCGTATTTGGCTTGCCAATTATCCCACAGGTATCACAATCCGTAATAATCGTTATCAGAGTTATGACCTTATAAAACATTCCCTCGGCAACAACCGGTCTTTGGTGAACGATCAAGTACATGACGTGATGGAGGATAGTGACGGTGATCTTTGGTTCGCAACCAGTAATGGTATCAGTCTCTATCAGACTAAAACAAAAGAATGGCGCTCTTTTGTAAGTTCGTTTGATCCGGCCATGGAAGATGAGAATCATATCTTTTTAGCACTCTGTGAGGTCTCTCCAGGTGTGATATGGGCTGGTGGTTTTACCTCCAATATTTATAAGATAGAAAAAAAGGGGTTTAAAATAAGTTGTTTTTCTCCTGCTTCTATTGCGGGAATACGTCCTGACCAATATATTTTTGATATTAAAAAAGATTCTAACGGTGATATTTGGTCCGGTGGATATTATCATTTGAAACGCATCAATCTTGAGAGTAAAAGTGTGCGTTTGTATTCAGGAATAAGCTCCATTACTACCATTTTGGAGAAGGATGTCCGGCGGATGTGGATTGGTACAAGAATGGGGCTCTATCAGCTTGATAAGCAATCTGGAATTTATCAGTACATTGACCTGCCCATTGAATCTCTTTATATATGTGCATTATGTCAAAGAGAAGACGGCATTTTGTACATTGGCACTCGTGGAGCTGGACTTCTGGTTTATGATAGCAATAAAGGAAAATTTGTGCATCAGTACCGAACTGACAATTGCGCGTTGATTTCCGACAATATTTATACGATTCTTCCACGTCAGGACGGTAAACTCTTGATGGGGACGGAGAACGGCATTACGATCTATTCTCCCGAGGAACATTCTTTTCGCAACTGGACGCGGGAGCAAGGATTGATGAGTGTTAATTTTAATGCAGGCTCTGCTACTGCTTATAGTAATAGTACGCTTGTTTTTGGAGGTAATGATGGTGCTGTTAGGTTTTCGACAGATATACAGATACCGGAGCCCCGTTATTCGCGTTTATTACTACGTGACTTTATGATAGCCTATCATCCTGTATATCCGGGTGATGATGGATCTCCTTTGAAGCAGGATATTGATGAAACTGACCGGTTGGAATTAGCCTACGGACAAAACACATTCTCCCTTGATGTAGCTTCTATCAATTATGATTATCCTTCCAATATTCTTTACTCATGGAAAATTGACGGTTATCATAAAGAATGGAGCCGTCCGAGCTATGATAATCGAATTCTTGTCAGGAATTTGCCTCCCGGCAGTTACACGTTACAGATTCGCGCCATATCTAATGAGGAGAAATATAAAACTTATGAGACGAGGAGTATTCAGATTGTTATTACGCCTCCGGTATGGGCTAGTGTGTGGGCCATGGTGGGGTATGCAATTCTGTTGGTGCTGGTTATGATTATCATATTCCGTATTATCATGTTGCACAAACAAAAGAAGATATCGGATGAGAAGACACGGTTCTTTGTTAATACGGCCCACGACATACGTACGCCGCTTACATTGATAAAAGCACCGTTGGAGGAAGTTGTAGAAAATCATTTGGTGGCTGAAAAAGCGTTGCCACATATGAATATGGCTCTTAGAAATGTGGATACATTGCTTCAACTGACGACCAATCTGATAAACTTTGAGCGAATCGATGTTTATTCTTCTACCCTTTACGTCTCTGAATATGAGTTGAACTCCTATATGAATAATGTTTGTGCCACTTTCCGCAAATATGCCGAAATGAAACATATCAGATTTGTTTATGAAAGCAACTTTGACTATCTGAATGTATGGTTTGATAGTGATAAGATGGGGTCCATTCTGAAAAATATTTTATCCAATGCATTGAAATACACACCGGAAAACGGTAGCGTGTGTATTTATGCTTCTGAGGAAGGGACCACTTGGAGCATTGAGGTAAAAGATACGGGAATCGGTATTCCTTCATGTGAGCAAAAGAACTTGTTTAAGAACTATTTCAGGGGCAGTAATGTTGTCAATCTGAAAGTGACGGGCAGTGGAATCGGACTTATGCTGGTATACAAACTGGTCCGGTTGCATAAGGGAAAGATCCAAATTCAAAGTGCCGAGCAGCAAGGAACTTGTGTGCGGATAATGTTTCCGAAAGGAAATAAACATTTTCGTAAAGCTAAATTCATTTCTCCTAAAGAGATGGATGAATGTCCGGAAACTATCGTGTCGGGTGAAGTCTCGAACTTGCCGACCACGAAATCTTCACAGATGAATAAATCTTCACAACGTGTTTTAGTAGTAGAAGATAATGATGAATTGCGCAATTATCTTGTTGGTATGCTTACTGCTAGTTATAACGTTCAGTCTTGTTCTAATGGAAAGGACGCACTTGTCATTATACGGGAATTTAATCCGGATCTTGTCATATCTGACATAATGATGCCGGAGATGAGTGGGGATAAACTATGTTCAATTATAAAGACTGATATTGAGATGTCTCATATTCCAGTTATTTTGCTGACCGCGCTAGGGGATGAGAAAGATATACTCGGAGGACTGGAAATAGGAGCAGATGCTTATATCACCAAACCTTTTAGTGTGGGAATACTCAAGGTTACTATAAAAAACATACTTGCGAATCGCGCTTTGCTTCGTCATGTTTATAATAGTATTGAAGATGAAGAAGAGGATTTGCCAGCTAATTGCTCCAATACCTTGGATTGGAAATTTATAGCTTCAGTTAAGGAATGTATCGAGAAGAACATGGGGGATTCGGACTTTAATGTGGAGATGCTTAGTAGTCAGCATCATATGAGCCGTACGAGTTTCTACAATAAATTAAAGATATTGACCGGTTATGCCCCGGCTGATTATATCCGGATGATACGTTTGCAATATGCTGCACAATTGCTAAAACAGGGTGAACATACAGTAACGGAGGTTGCTGATATTGTTGGATTCTCGGATGTCAAATACTTCCGTGAAGTATTTAAAAAGTATTATGATGTAAGTCCAAGCAAGTATGCAGAAGTGGGGAAAGAGGTGTCTTCTTCGACAACTGATGATATGGAATAG